Proteins encoded within one genomic window of Deinococcus radiopugnans ATCC 19172:
- a CDS encoding ring-cleaving dioxygenase: MSSTDLQLTGIHHLTAVSADIRENKRFYTQDLGMRLVKRSVNQDDVSAYHLFYADKVGTPGTDLTFFDWPVGREGRGGRSVTRTALRVRDEPSLRYWQERFQHLGTAHGEITELDGRPTLTFEDPEGQRLALVADGGAGDPPVPWEDSPVPAEHQLRGLGPITMTVQTLANTDRALQQVMHLRPVRTYPDPTSPAHTVHVYEMGAGGPHAELHVAVRPDLPPARPGAGGVHHVAFRTPNDQEYHAWNDHLNHFGLQSSGEVDRYYFRSLYFREPGGVLFEIATDGPGFGVDEDPATLGEKVILPPRFEARRAQILAGLKPID, encoded by the coding sequence CCGCGAGAACAAACGCTTCTACACCCAGGACCTGGGGATGCGCCTGGTCAAGCGCAGCGTTAATCAGGACGACGTCAGCGCCTATCACCTGTTCTACGCCGACAAGGTGGGCACCCCTGGCACGGACCTGACCTTTTTCGACTGGCCGGTGGGCCGCGAGGGCCGGGGGGGCCGCAGCGTCACCCGCACCGCCCTGCGCGTCCGGGACGAGCCGAGCCTGCGCTACTGGCAGGAGCGTTTCCAGCACCTGGGGACTGCGCACGGCGAGATCACCGAACTCGACGGGCGGCCCACCCTGACTTTTGAGGACCCGGAAGGCCAGCGCCTCGCCCTGGTGGCGGACGGTGGGGCGGGTGACCCGCCGGTGCCGTGGGAGGACAGCCCGGTCCCCGCCGAACACCAGCTGCGCGGCCTGGGGCCGATCACCATGACCGTCCAGACCCTGGCCAACACTGACCGGGCGCTGCAACAGGTGATGCACCTGCGCCCGGTGCGCACGTACCCTGACCCCACCAGCCCGGCGCACACCGTGCATGTCTACGAGATGGGCGCGGGCGGCCCCCACGCCGAGCTGCATGTGGCCGTGCGGCCCGATCTGCCCCCGGCGCGGCCCGGCGCGGGCGGGGTGCATCACGTCGCCTTCCGCACGCCCAACGATCAGGAGTACCACGCCTGGAACGACCACCTCAACCACTTCGGCCTGCAAAGCAGCGGCGAGGTCGACCGCTACTACTTCCGCAGCCTGTACTTCCGCGAGCCGGGGGGCGTGCTGTTCGAGATCGCCACCGACGGCCCCGGCTTTGGCGTGGACGAGGATCCGGCCACCCTGGGCGAGAAAGTGATCCTGCCCCCCCGCTTCGAGGCCAGGCGGGCGCAGATTCTGGCGGGCCTCAAGCCCATCGACTGA
- a CDS encoding M20/M25/M40 family metallo-hydrolase, producing MSAEFSARDLTIELVNAASVTQSPGEVAFPETLLSILGRLPYFQSNPHDLWTEKIDNDPLGRRNVYALVRGAGPDTVVLTGHYDVVSVANYGPHADVAFDPEALLPRLIADLRVNARSAAEQRALQDLESGEFLPGRGVLDMKSGLAAGMAALAEFAGQDHRTGNVLFLAVADEEVSSHGARWASATLRDRAEREGWALRLVINLDATGDNGDGSEGQAVYTGTVGKLLISAFVVGVDTHAGYALDGVNANFLTSELARAFEFNPALTDHSDGLTGTPPTILKQQDLKTAYDVTTPARAWLCVNALTHGMGAQAVLDHSTAVARTALDDALRTLRNRAEALGSFKSAAHGATPLVLTFAQVLDQARTNTPDFDEAYARFELTLGPHLDHPTRSAHLTAWLWDASGLLGPAAVLGFASLHYPNTTLKTGEPAVAAALDLVRDTLREQGTRLGVHIVERPVFTGISDMSWFGQADPADIQVVNANTPVAAAHIHAPPAGLPCINLGPWGRDYHQWLERAHAPYSFTTLPHLLSALVQAFLKRAGGTGA from the coding sequence GTGTCTGCCGAATTTTCTGCGCGTGACCTCACCATCGAACTCGTCAATGCCGCGAGTGTGACCCAGTCCCCGGGCGAGGTGGCCTTTCCGGAGACCCTCTTGAGCATCCTCGGGCGCCTGCCCTACTTTCAGAGCAATCCGCATGACCTGTGGACCGAAAAGATTGACAACGATCCGCTTGGACGCCGCAACGTCTATGCCCTGGTGCGCGGGGCTGGCCCCGACACGGTCGTTCTGACCGGGCACTACGACGTCGTGTCGGTGGCGAACTATGGCCCCCACGCCGACGTCGCCTTTGACCCAGAGGCCCTGCTGCCGCGCCTGATTGCCGATCTGCGCGTGAACGCCCGCAGCGCCGCGGAACAGCGCGCCCTGCAGGACCTCGAGAGTGGTGAATTTCTTCCCGGACGCGGCGTGCTGGACATGAAATCTGGTCTGGCTGCCGGCATGGCCGCGCTCGCCGAGTTTGCCGGCCAGGACCACCGAACGGGCAATGTGCTGTTCCTGGCTGTGGCGGATGAGGAAGTGAGTTCACATGGGGCGCGCTGGGCGTCCGCCACCCTGCGCGACCGGGCGGAACGCGAGGGGTGGGCCCTGCGGCTGGTCATCAACCTGGACGCGACCGGCGACAACGGTGACGGCAGCGAGGGGCAGGCGGTCTACACAGGCACCGTCGGGAAGCTGCTCATCTCCGCCTTCGTGGTGGGGGTGGACACCCACGCAGGCTACGCCCTGGACGGAGTGAACGCCAATTTCCTGACCAGTGAACTGGCACGCGCCTTCGAATTCAATCCGGCCCTCACCGACCACAGTGACGGCCTCACGGGAACCCCGCCCACCATTCTGAAGCAGCAGGACTTGAAGACGGCCTATGACGTGACCACACCTGCCCGGGCGTGGCTGTGCGTCAATGCCCTGACACACGGCATGGGAGCGCAGGCGGTGCTGGACCATTCCACGGCGGTGGCGCGAACCGCCCTGGACGACGCCCTGCGGACCCTCCGGAACCGGGCCGAAGCCCTGGGCAGTTTTAAGAGTGCCGCCCACGGGGCCACTCCCCTGGTCCTGACGTTTGCGCAGGTGCTGGATCAGGCCAGAACCAACACCCCGGATTTCGATGAGGCGTATGCCAGGTTCGAGCTGACCCTTGGGCCTCACCTCGACCACCCGACCCGCAGCGCACACCTGACCGCCTGGTTGTGGGACGCGTCGGGGCTGCTCGGACCGGCGGCTGTCCTGGGCTTTGCCTCATTGCATTATCCAAACACCACGCTGAAGACCGGCGAACCTGCCGTGGCAGCCGCGCTTGATCTCGTCCGCGACACCCTTCGTGAACAGGGCACCCGGCTCGGAGTCCACATCGTGGAGCGCCCGGTGTTCACTGGCATCAGTGACATGAGCTGGTTTGGGCAGGCCGACCCGGCCGATATTCAGGTGGTGAACGCGAACACCCCTGTCGCCGCAGCGCATATTCACGCGCCGCCGGCGGGCTTGCCCTGCATCAACCTGGGGCCGTGGGGGCGTGACTATCACCAGTGGCTCGAACGCGCACACGCCCCGTACAGTTTCACTACCCTGCCGCACCTGCTGAGCGCCCTGGTCCAGGCATTTCTGAAGCGGGCCGGGGGCACAGGGGCCTGA